One Brassica oleracea var. oleracea cultivar TO1000 chromosome C7, BOL, whole genome shotgun sequence genomic window carries:
- the LOC106302391 gene encoding uncharacterized protein LOC106302391: protein MSDVTRAPRTKDLGSASIQCPMLTSTNYTVWSMRMKVLLRAHEMLDTIETGLDDQKKNDDAIALLFQSVPETLILLVGEQVALKEIWNAMDSRHLGADCVREARLQTLMTEFDRLKMDDNDTVDDFAGKISGLSSKTTSLGENI, encoded by the coding sequence ATGTCGGACGTAACTAGGGCTCCACGCACAAAGGATCTTGGATCTGCATCCATCCAATGTCCGATGTTGACATCAACAAACTACACAGTTTGGTCGATGAGGATGAAGGTTCTACTTCGTGCTCATGAAATGTTGGACACGATCGAAACCGGTTTAGATGATCAAAAGAAAAACGATGATGCGATAGCTCTTTTATTTCAATCTGTTCCCGAAACTTTGATTCTCCTGGTGGGAGAACAAGTTGCATTAAAAGAGATCTGGAACGCCATGGATTCGCGACACCTAGGAGCTGATTGTGTAAGGGAGGCGAGACTTCAGACGTTGATGACAGAGTTTGATAGGTTGAAGATGGATGATAACGATACGGTCGATGACTTCGCGGGGAAGATATCGGGCCTATCATCCAAAACAACCTCGTTGGGAGAAAACATATAA